The following DNA comes from Pseudomonas sp. MYb118.
GACTACGTGCGCAGCAGCATGCCGCGCGATCCGGACGAAGCGCTGGAGCACTCGGACCGCATCCGCCTCGACGGCGATACGGCGTTCATCCAGTACCGCATTACCCTGCGCGGCGGCGATGGGCTGGTGTCCTTTCGCGCCAGTGAAGCGATCACCGTGCGCGACGGTCTGATCTGGCGGGTTAATGAGTACGCCTCGCTGGTGCGCGAACAGCTTGCTGATCAACCCGGCAGTACGCCGCGACCGGCTGCCAGTCGGCTGGGCCTGTCGCCGCGTCAATTGAGCTTCATGGCCGAGGATCTGCAGCAGTATTTCCAACGCCAGCAACCCTACCTGGACCCTGAACTCGACCTGCAACGGGTCGCCAACGAATGCGGGTACAGTCGCAACCAAATGTCGTACCTGCTGAACCAGGTGCTCGGCCAGAGCTTCTATCGCTACGTCAATCAGGCACGGTTGCAACACCTGCTGGCGGCGCTGGATGTTGCCACGCCACCACTGCGTATCGACGATCTGGCGTTTGCCGCGGGCTTCAATTCGTTGTCGGCATTCTACAGCTGTTTCCGCCAGCACACCGGCCTGTCGCCCAAAGCCTACGTCAAACAGATTTCTTTGCGTGCACGCGCGCAAGACAGCCTCTGAGCCGACGCACTAGGATCTACGCTATCGAAGTTTGAGTGGCGGGGTCGCACATGCCGGCATGGCGCAGTATCAGTTTGTGGATGGATCAACTCGACGAGCCGCTGACAGCGCGCCCGGCGCTGGAGCAGGACCTGGATGTCGACGTCGCGATCATTGGCGCCGGCTACACCGGTCTGTGGACGGCGTACTACCTCAAGCGCCACGCGCCTGAACTGAACATCGCCATCGTCGAGGCGCAAATCGCCGGTTTCGGTGCGTCGGGGCGCAATGGCGGCTGGTTGATGGGCAATATGCTCGGCGAGGACCGCTTGCTGGCTCCTTTGTCTGTCGATCAGCGCCGGGCCTCCTACGAGCTGTTGCACGGCATCCCGGATGAAGTGGGAATTGTCCTCGAACGTGAAGGCATCGACTGCGATTTTCGCAAGGGCGGGGCGCTTTACTGTGCCGCCCGCTATCCCGAACAGGAAGCCAGCCTGCGTGAGTACCTGGACAAGCTCTACCAGCAAGGCCTGAGCGAGCGCGAATACCGCTGGCTCAGCCCCGAGCAGTTGGCGCAACAGATTCGAATCGCCAAACCCTATGGCGGCATCTTCGCTCCGCACGTTGCCACCATTCACCCGGCCAAGCTGGTGCGTGGCC
Coding sequences within:
- a CDS encoding helix-turn-helix domain-containing protein, which translates into the protein MSAHDDSLQTQTTRETVVRYHLRWKHRDLEGVMALYHPDVEYNDFFQNRVMGLSELRDYVRSSMPRDPDEALEHSDRIRLDGDTAFIQYRITLRGGDGLVSFRASEAITVRDGLIWRVNEYASLVREQLADQPGSTPRPAASRLGLSPRQLSFMAEDLQQYFQRQQPYLDPELDLQRVANECGYSRNQMSYLLNQVLGQSFYRYVNQARLQHLLAALDVATPPLRIDDLAFAAGFNSLSAFYSCFRQHTGLSPKAYVKQISLRARAQDSL